One region of Roseovarius faecimaris genomic DNA includes:
- a CDS encoding DUF1611 domain-containing protein → METDNAENTMTRLSSMGPQAPLDLSASRRSHTSKEVTKGVPTAIVYCEGNFGQIDGKTANGLVRHSQAYRILSVIDSRLEGRDSGQVLDNVSNGIPVLEDIEAAIAREASIPDTLIYGMAPSKGKMSPTDREIVLDAIALGMNIVSGLHEYLGDDPEISNAADAANVTIRDIRKPRPSKDMRLFDGCVSEGKAIRIAVLGTDCAIGKRTTATILARELNARGIKTVLVGTGQTGFMQGAKYGIAMDAVPPQFCCGELERVIVAASRGDEPDVILIEGQGALSHPAFCTSAFILRGGQPHGVVLQHAPKRAHRCDFPGMPMPGPRSEIALIEAFADTRVIGITLNHEAMTGTEVDRAIDSLSRDLGIPVTDALTRPEVHLGDMVLAAFPQLRPAPLAAAE, encoded by the coding sequence ATGGAAACGGACAATGCAGAAAACACGATGACAAGGCTGTCAAGCATGGGGCCGCAAGCCCCGCTTGACCTGTCCGCTTCCCGTCGATCTCACACCAGCAAAGAAGTAACAAAAGGGGTGCCCACAGCGATTGTCTATTGCGAGGGGAACTTCGGGCAGATCGACGGGAAAACCGCAAACGGGCTTGTCCGTCACAGCCAAGCCTACCGCATTCTTTCGGTCATAGACAGCAGACTTGAAGGGCGCGACAGCGGGCAAGTGCTGGACAATGTGAGTAACGGCATCCCCGTCCTTGAAGATATTGAGGCTGCGATTGCGCGTGAAGCAAGTATCCCAGACACGTTGATCTATGGGATGGCCCCCTCTAAAGGGAAGATGTCACCGACTGATCGAGAGATCGTGCTGGATGCCATCGCGCTCGGCATGAACATCGTCAGCGGTCTCCACGAATACCTTGGCGATGATCCCGAGATTTCAAACGCCGCTGATGCGGCCAACGTGACGATCCGAGATATTCGCAAACCCCGACCAAGCAAGGACATGCGTCTTTTTGACGGATGCGTGTCCGAGGGGAAGGCAATCCGCATTGCCGTACTCGGAACGGATTGTGCAATTGGCAAGCGGACGACAGCGACCATTCTGGCCAGGGAACTGAACGCGCGTGGTATCAAGACCGTCCTCGTCGGCACCGGCCAGACGGGATTTATGCAGGGCGCAAAATACGGCATCGCCATGGACGCCGTGCCACCGCAGTTTTGCTGCGGGGAACTTGAACGCGTGATTGTCGCGGCGTCTCGCGGCGACGAACCCGATGTCATCCTGATCGAAGGACAAGGTGCGCTCAGCCACCCGGCTTTTTGCACGTCAGCATTCATTCTTCGCGGCGGCCAGCCGCACGGTGTTGTACTTCAACATGCGCCCAAACGCGCTCATCGCTGCGACTTTCCCGGCATGCCGATGCCCGGGCCGAGAAGCGAAATCGCCCTCATCGAAGCTTTTGCTGACACTCGGGTGATTGGTATCACACTCAATCACGAGGCGATGACGGGCACCGAGGTCGATCGTGCAATCGACAGTCTTTCACGGGATCTTGGCATTCCGGTGACGGACGCGCTGACCCGGCCGGAAGTGCACCTGGGCGACATGGTCTTGGCCGCCTTTCCGCAGTTGCGGCCCGCACCTCTCGCGGCCGCGGAATGA
- a CDS encoding tyrosine-type recombinase/integrase produces the protein MPRFQLPAVTPKRKTWNKGRIVGQKRPLLPKQVWAIRARLELANNLRDLALFNVAIDSKLRGCDLVRLSVVDLVKEDRVRERVSVIQSKTKRPVQFELTENTRETVLAWVKSPEMLACSFMFPSRFHDRPHISTRQYGRLVHDWVSSIGLEPSGYGTHSLRRTKAAEIYRKTGNLRAVQLLLGHTKVDSTVRYLGVELEDALSIAENIDL, from the coding sequence ATGCCTCGATTCCAACTTCCTGCTGTTACCCCGAAACGTAAAACCTGGAACAAGGGGCGGATCGTCGGCCAGAAGCGACCGCTGCTACCAAAACAGGTTTGGGCCATCCGAGCGCGACTGGAGCTGGCGAACAACCTTCGCGATCTGGCGCTATTTAACGTTGCCATCGACAGCAAGCTACGTGGATGTGATCTGGTCAGGCTCTCTGTGGTCGATCTGGTCAAAGAAGATCGCGTCCGAGAACGTGTTTCGGTCATTCAGAGCAAAACCAAGCGGCCTGTTCAGTTTGAACTGACGGAAAACACAAGGGAAACTGTCTTGGCTTGGGTCAAGTCACCCGAGATGTTGGCCTGCTCGTTCATGTTTCCCAGCCGCTTCCACGATCGACCGCATATCTCAACCCGTCAATATGGCCGGTTGGTGCACGATTGGGTGTCGTCGATTGGTCTGGAACCAAGCGGATACGGAACGCATTCGCTTCGCCGAACCAAAGCTGCTGAGATCTATCGAAAAACAGGTAACCTGCGCGCAGTTCAGCTCTTGCTAGGACACACAAAGGTCGACAGCACGGTGCGCTACTTGGGAGTTGAACTCGAAGATGCGCTGAGTATCGCCGAAAATATTGACCTTTAG
- a CDS encoding cold-shock protein, translating to MANGTVKWFNTTKGFGFIAPDTGGKDVFLHISALEKSGMTTLNDDQKVTFDVESGRDGRESATNIALA from the coding sequence ATGGCCAACGGCACAGTGAAATGGTTCAACACCACCAAAGGCTTCGGCTTCATTGCACCTGACACAGGTGGAAAGGATGTGTTCTTGCACATCTCCGCACTCGAGAAGTCGGGCATGACCACCCTGAACGACGATCAGAAGGTGACCTTCGACGTCGAGTCCGGCCGCGATGGCCGCGAAAGCGCAACCAACATCGCGCTCGCCTGA
- a CDS encoding DNA gyrase inhibitor YacG, with translation MSCPICSKPTETAFRPFCSKRCADVDLGKWLGGDYAVASTDPEDFEKALEEIERLPPEVDKLH, from the coding sequence ATGAGTTGCCCGATCTGTAGCAAACCGACGGAAACGGCCTTTCGCCCGTTCTGCTCCAAGCGCTGCGCCGATGTGGATCTGGGAAAGTGGCTGGGCGGAGACTATGCCGTTGCCTCGACCGACCCGGAAGATTTCGAGAAGGCGCTTGAAGAGATCGAGCGCCTGCCGCCCGAGGTCGACAAACTGCATTGA
- a CDS encoding alanine/ornithine racemase family PLP-dependent enzyme, with product MEIDLGKIQANARCLVRRLGDRGISVTGVTKAVCGHPDVAEAMLDGGVVGLADARIANLFRMRTAGINYPISMIRAPLLSEMKDVIQHCDASYNTEIDTILKLGAAAKKLGTSHNLILMIETGDMREGILQENLNNFVTRVIATPGVALKGIAANFACMGNVVPTGRDMAMLSRLATQVKGACGPLVELVSGGGSANLPWALGEGSTGRVNNLRLGEAILLGTDPVTGQPITGLHTDAFTLFAEVIETRVKPSARPHASIAPELGMLKLVQSDAYRTRIILAVGQQDTDASGLTFPPGIAFIGATSDHTVIGTSNSTMSVGSEMKMGMNYGALTRAMSAPDVAKIVHCKKMMRGSSRNRESHSVLTLV from the coding sequence GTGGAAATTGATCTGGGCAAGATCCAGGCTAACGCGCGATGTCTCGTCCGCCGCCTTGGCGACCGTGGAATCTCGGTCACCGGCGTGACCAAGGCCGTCTGCGGGCATCCTGACGTGGCCGAGGCGATGCTGGACGGTGGCGTTGTCGGTCTGGCCGACGCCCGCATCGCAAACCTCTTTCGGATGCGGACCGCGGGGATCAATTACCCAATTTCGATGATCCGCGCGCCGCTGCTGAGCGAGATGAAAGACGTCATCCAGCATTGTGACGCGAGCTACAACACTGAGATCGACACGATCCTGAAGCTTGGCGCAGCCGCAAAGAAACTGGGTACCTCGCACAATCTAATACTGATGATCGAAACGGGGGATATGCGCGAAGGCATTTTACAAGAGAACCTTAATAACTTCGTCACTCGGGTTATCGCCACACCCGGTGTTGCACTCAAAGGCATTGCTGCAAATTTCGCCTGCATGGGCAACGTGGTACCGACAGGCCGCGACATGGCCATGCTCTCGCGACTGGCAACTCAGGTCAAAGGTGCCTGCGGACCTTTGGTAGAGCTTGTGTCAGGCGGCGGCTCGGCCAATTTGCCATGGGCACTAGGCGAAGGTTCGACCGGGCGGGTCAACAACCTGCGACTGGGTGAGGCGATCCTGTTGGGCACCGACCCTGTGACAGGGCAACCGATCACTGGACTTCATACGGACGCGTTTACCCTGTTTGCCGAGGTGATCGAAACAAGGGTCAAACCGAGCGCAAGACCACATGCGTCAATTGCTCCGGAGCTTGGGATGCTCAAATTGGTTCAGAGTGATGCCTACAGAACGCGTATTATACTTGCTGTCGGACAGCAGGACACCGACGCTAGCGGTCTTACATTTCCTCCAGGAATTGCATTTATCGGCGCGACCAGCGATCACACCGTTATCGGCACATCCAATTCCACCATGTCCGTCGGCTCCGAGATGAAAATGGGCATGAACTATGGCGCCCTCACGCGGGCGATGAGCGCCCCAGATGTCGCAAAGATTGTTCATTGCAAGAAAATGATGAGGGGAAGTTCCCGAAATCGAGAGTCCCACTCTGTCTTGACACTAGTTTGA
- a CDS encoding Crp/Fnr family transcriptional regulator, with the protein MNIKASPLTQKLSAFVALSETELVVLERLHQRRKSFSAGRDLVHQGQSEQAAYILASGWVVSYKIQPDGSRQIVDFQIPGDFLGLRSVLLHTSDHGIEPIVDIEAAEVLVSDLLQAFAETPRLATAVLWAVSRDEAMVVEHLVGLGRRNADARMAHFLLELGVRLSLVGMGSRQGYACPLTQYHLGDALGLSAIHVNRVLRKLREGGLVSFQSGLVTFDDYEGLVALADFDPAYLDQSRPLLP; encoded by the coding sequence ATGAACATCAAAGCCAGTCCACTCACCCAAAAGCTTTCTGCGTTCGTTGCACTGTCGGAGACTGAACTGGTCGTTCTTGAACGCTTGCACCAGAGAAGGAAGTCTTTCTCAGCAGGGCGCGATTTGGTTCACCAAGGCCAATCCGAACAGGCGGCCTACATCCTGGCGTCGGGTTGGGTCGTTTCTTACAAGATCCAGCCTGACGGGTCGCGGCAGATTGTTGATTTCCAGATACCGGGGGATTTTCTGGGGCTGCGCAGCGTTCTTTTGCACACATCAGATCATGGGATCGAACCCATCGTCGATATCGAGGCTGCGGAAGTTCTGGTGAGCGATCTTCTGCAAGCCTTCGCAGAGACACCCCGGCTGGCCACAGCCGTTCTCTGGGCCGTGTCGCGCGACGAAGCGATGGTTGTCGAACATCTGGTTGGGCTGGGGCGGCGCAATGCGGATGCGCGCATGGCGCATTTCCTGCTGGAACTTGGCGTGAGACTGTCACTTGTCGGTATGGGAAGTCGGCAAGGCTATGCCTGTCCGCTCACACAGTATCATCTGGGGGATGCGTTGGGGTTAAGTGCTATCCACGTCAACCGCGTCCTTCGCAAACTCCGCGAAGGCGGGCTCGTCTCGTTTCAGAGCGGGCTGGTCACGTTCGATGACTACGAGGGGCTGGTTGCGTTGGCGGATTTCGATCCGGCCTATCTCGATCAGTCACGGCCTCTTTTGCCGTGA
- a CDS encoding helix-turn-helix transcriptional regulator, translating to MNFINFEQLSAKLGGRSRTSLYRDVKLGRLPAPMKMGRRVYWNEAEVDAAVQEYRVGQDLHSGSNIEAGA from the coding sequence ATGAACTTCATCAACTTCGAACAGCTATCTGCGAAACTCGGCGGTCGGTCACGGACCAGCTTGTATCGTGACGTGAAACTCGGCCGCTTGCCAGCACCAATGAAAATGGGCCGTCGCGTATATTGGAATGAAGCGGAGGTTGACGCCGCGGTTCAGGAGTATCGCGTCGGCCAAGACCTGCATTCAGGCTCCAATATAGAGGCGGGCGCATGA
- a CDS encoding Maf family protein gives MKFILGSGSPRRQELLAQIGVVADDIRPPDIDETPLKGELPRPYCIRMAREKAAAVKADPDDIVLTADTTVALGRRILGKPENEAEAKVFLRAMSGRRHKVITAVALRRAEQLWERDVVTVVKMKSLSDQELDCYIATGDWRGKAGAYGIQGPAGALIPWIQGSFTAVVGLPLAETANLLQAAGYPLHEARP, from the coding sequence ATGAAGTTTATCCTCGGATCAGGCAGCCCGCGCCGACAGGAATTGTTGGCGCAGATTGGTGTTGTGGCTGACGATATCCGCCCGCCTGATATTGATGAAACCCCGCTGAAAGGGGAGCTGCCGCGCCCCTATTGCATCCGCATGGCGCGCGAAAAGGCCGCGGCCGTTAAGGCTGACCCGGACGATATCGTTCTGACCGCCGACACCACCGTGGCGCTCGGTCGGCGCATTCTCGGCAAGCCCGAGAACGAGGCCGAAGCCAAAGTGTTCCTGCGGGCCATGTCAGGCCGCCGGCACAAGGTGATCACCGCCGTGGCCCTGCGCCGGGCAGAGCAGCTCTGGGAGCGGGATGTTGTGACGGTTGTCAAAATGAAATCTCTTTCAGATCAAGAGCTTGACTGCTATATCGCCACAGGCGACTGGCGCGGAAAAGCCGGGGCTTATGGCATTCAGGGCCCGGCTGGCGCGCTGATTCCCTGGATTCAGGGGTCGTTTACCGCCGTTGTGGGTCTTCCGCTTGCCGAGACGGCAAATCTCCTGCAGGCCGCAGGCTATCCGCTCCATGAGGCTCGTCCATGA
- a CDS encoding tyrosine-type recombinase/integrase, with product MTQIRVKGFKIFNDRHGKRRCYHRATGHKINLEKTPLGSAEFFAECARIAAIAETKKAQAPKPGTLGGLLNTYFQTEHFGNLADATKRDYRKCADFLHPIRDTPVSAITTPLVSGIHDKAARKIGWRRANMVRTVLSQVFRHVIPKGLIDRDYAADVIPKPRPKDRPYANRPWTVEERAVVLERAAPHVRAAVALIMNTGLDPSDALKLTRRQIDADTIWGFRGKTGEEVAIPIGPTLQKALDAAPIHDAVTILATSAGRPWTYNGFSTVWHRFKKKLEAEEAVQPGLTLKGLRHTVATTLREAGLEERQIADLLGQKTPSMARHYSRSANLADRNRIKMETLEKENERRSKVVKPFQKPVKP from the coding sequence ATGACGCAAATCAGGGTAAAGGGTTTCAAGATTTTCAATGACCGGCACGGAAAACGGCGCTGCTATCATCGCGCCACGGGCCACAAGATTAACCTGGAAAAGACACCGCTGGGATCGGCTGAGTTTTTCGCAGAATGCGCCCGCATTGCGGCTATTGCTGAGACGAAGAAAGCGCAGGCCCCCAAGCCCGGCACTCTTGGTGGATTGTTAAATACCTATTTCCAGACTGAGCACTTTGGCAATCTGGCAGATGCCACAAAGCGCGACTATCGCAAATGCGCTGATTTCCTGCACCCGATCCGCGACACGCCGGTTTCCGCAATCACCACGCCACTTGTGTCGGGCATCCATGACAAGGCGGCGCGCAAGATCGGCTGGCGGCGGGCAAACATGGTCCGCACCGTCCTGAGCCAAGTTTTCCGCCATGTCATTCCGAAAGGATTGATCGATCGAGACTATGCAGCGGACGTCATTCCCAAGCCGCGTCCGAAGGATCGGCCCTATGCCAACCGGCCCTGGACGGTTGAGGAACGTGCCGTCGTGCTGGAAAGGGCCGCGCCCCACGTCCGGGCGGCGGTCGCGCTGATCATGAACACTGGCCTTGATCCGTCCGATGCACTCAAGCTGACCCGTCGCCAAATCGACGCCGACACGATCTGGGGCTTCCGGGGCAAGACCGGCGAAGAGGTTGCCATTCCCATCGGCCCAACGCTGCAAAAGGCTCTAGACGCAGCACCGATCCACGACGCGGTGACGATCCTTGCAACGTCCGCTGGGAGGCCTTGGACGTATAACGGCTTTTCGACGGTCTGGCACCGCTTCAAGAAGAAGCTGGAAGCCGAGGAAGCTGTTCAACCCGGCCTGACCCTCAAGGGGCTGCGGCATACGGTGGCCACGACGCTACGTGAGGCGGGGCTTGAGGAACGCCAGATTGCAGACCTGCTCGGGCAGAAAACCCCGTCTATGGCCCGCCACTACTCCCGGTCTGCGAACCTAGCGGACCGCAACCGGATAAAGATGGAGACGCTGGAAAAGGAGAACGAACGCAGATCAAAAGTTGTCAAACCCTTCCAGAAACCTGTCAAACCATGA
- the infA gene encoding translation initiation factor IF-1: MAKEDTLEFPGVVKELLPNATFRVELENGHEIIAHTAGKMRKNRIRVLAGDKVQVEMTPYDLTKGRINYRFK; this comes from the coding sequence ATGGCCAAGGAAGATACGCTCGAATTTCCCGGTGTCGTGAAGGAACTCCTGCCGAATGCGACGTTCCGGGTCGAGCTTGAAAACGGCCATGAGATCATCGCACATACGGCAGGCAAGATGCGCAAGAACCGCATCCGTGTTCTGGCTGGCGACAAGGTGCAAGTTGAGATGACCCCCTATGATCTGACCAAGGGTCGGATCAATTACCGCTTCAAGTGA
- a CDS encoding ribonuclease E/G, with protein MKNRQIALDHLGETEAAALLVDGRLQDFLIDTDQPRPGTIYRATATRPLKGQGGMFVTTPDGPGFLRQVKGLSPGQPILCQVTGYAEPGKALPVTARLLFKSRYAIVTPEAPGLNISRSIRDDDRRDALLEIAHEEMAGSDMGLILRSSCAEADADDIAEDIRAMHSMAQAVLADATGDAELLAEGDGPHALAWREWVEPAEIATQSGSFEALGVLDQLDELGSDLVRLGSGAMYIEPTRALIAVDVNTGGDTSPAAGLKVNLAAAKELPRQLRLRGLGGQITLDLAPMVKKDRRAFESALRTAFKADHVETALVGWTPLGHFELQRKRDRLPLKGRLA; from the coding sequence ATGAAAAACCGGCAAATCGCCCTTGATCACCTCGGTGAGACCGAAGCCGCGGCCCTTCTCGTCGATGGCCGCCTGCAGGACTTTCTGATCGACACGGATCAGCCACGCCCCGGAACGATCTATCGTGCCACCGCGACCCGCCCTTTGAAAGGGCAGGGGGGGATGTTCGTCACCACTCCGGATGGCCCCGGATTTCTGCGCCAGGTCAAAGGCTTGTCCCCCGGACAGCCAATCCTCTGCCAGGTGACGGGCTATGCTGAGCCGGGCAAGGCGCTCCCTGTTACGGCGCGGCTTCTGTTCAAGAGCCGCTATGCGATTGTCACGCCCGAGGCGCCGGGGCTGAATATCTCGCGCAGTATCCGCGATGACGATCGGCGCGACGCGCTCCTGGAGATCGCCCATGAGGAAATGGCCGGCAGCGATATGGGCCTGATCCTGCGGTCGTCATGCGCCGAGGCCGACGCGGACGACATTGCCGAAGATATCCGTGCGATGCATTCCATGGCGCAGGCGGTGCTTGCAGATGCAACCGGCGATGCCGAGCTGCTGGCCGAGGGTGACGGCCCGCACGCGCTGGCCTGGCGGGAATGGGTGGAACCTGCTGAAATCGCAACGCAATCCGGCAGCTTTGAGGCGCTGGGCGTGCTGGACCAGCTTGACGAGCTGGGCAGTGATCTCGTGCGACTGGGGTCGGGGGCGATGTATATTGAACCCACGCGCGCGCTCATTGCCGTGGATGTAAACACGGGCGGTGACACCTCTCCCGCCGCTGGGCTCAAGGTCAACCTGGCCGCAGCGAAGGAACTGCCCCGGCAATTGCGGTTGCGTGGCCTGGGCGGGCAGATCACCCTCGATCTGGCGCCGATGGTCAAGAAAGACCGCCGCGCCTTCGAAAGCGCGCTGCGCACCGCGTTCAAGGCTGATCATGTCGAAACGGCCCTTGTCGGCTGGACGCCTTTGGGCCATTTTGAGCTGCAACGCAAACGCGATCGCCTGCCGCTGAAGGGAAGATTGGCATGA